The Gigantopelta aegis isolate Gae_Host unplaced genomic scaffold, Gae_host_genome ctg3527_pilon_pilon:::debris, whole genome shotgun sequence region CATTcacggttaatttaataatgacatATAATTACTTGGTTCATTTAGCTTGAGTCAAATCAACGCTACTACTGAACCGTGCTAGATTGTCATGTGACTAGAGAGAAATGGATATAATTAATAGTGGGTGTGGTTGATTTCCACCCACTTTAGATGATGCAGGTCCTTTAAGTGTGGTATTCCAAGAGATTGAGGCTTTGCTTTGGCTTCCACCCATGACCCTAATGTTGTTATGCCACCTGCAGGATCAGACGTCTCCCCTATCATGTAGTCTGATACGCTAAATTTTTAAAAggacaaattataaattattttaatcaatatagatccatctgcctgtctgtccattcatccatccattcattcttaaatatatTCACAGCTAACAAGCGGGAACAGaggcaggaaaatatatttcccTCACAATTAATACAAGGAAAAACAGGTCACATACTAGACTTACTTTGTGTGAATGTATCCACAAGACTATCAATAGCATTATTACAAGGAATACATTCCGATACTTTACCCATATCATGAGTGCAGTCCCTAAAATGagataatactaataattaatagACAACCACATCTACTTTACTCACTCTCATAAGTGGCCAAGAGATGCTTGCTTTGTTCTTGTTAAAACAGTAGATTTGAAACATACCAGGATTAGACTCCAGACATATTTCTACAACTTGCACAAGTTCTCTAAGTTTTTCAATAACTTTGTCCTGGCTACGATAATATTCTTCTGTCTCAGTGTCCGTCATCAATTCTTTGTTTTCATCATCTATGTCTACAAGGTTTGAATCCTCTTGGTCGTTGTCAAGGATATGAACTGTGAACTCTGAAATACGAGAACATGTAGTAATGGTTTCACtaacaaaaattttaaaataagaaatgtatcataaaataataataattatattaatggattttaaaaatcaatagaGTCTACTATTActagaattattttaaattgttcaaTTAACAAATGAAGCATAAAGTTATCATTTGCTGTGTCACACACatatcatgtatatgtataatatacatgatATGTTAGGAAATGGGTACTATATTGTGTGACAGTTATGATTAGAACTCTAATTGTTAGGGAGTAACTGATCTCTGACCACAACTAAGTTCCAATCAAGAGTTCATGTTTGTTGTCATAGCAACAGGTACAACTATGTAATTTGTCAGGCATGCCTACTTGATAGATCCGTCTGAGAATAGCTTTAATGAAATGAAGCAAAAATAGAGATTTAtatagtaaacatcagtacttaccacagtgacctaggatagctaccattagtaagctctagactagtaaacatcagtacttaccacaatgacctaggatagctaccattagtaagctctagactagtaaacacagtacttaccacaatgacctaggatagctaccattagtaagctctagactagtaaacatcaatacttaccacagtgacctaggatagctaccattagtaatccttagactagtaaacatcaatatatactaCAATAATTTaagatatctatatataaaatacttattAATGACACCTATgactattttaattgtttacatGTTTAACAAGATgccaaatatacatgttatcaAACATTCTAAACATTTCCTGTCCCACCAACTCCTAAAAACCACAAACATGTATTACTCAATCAATAACATATAATTGCTAAACATATTACGTCTGTTCTCGTATATTTTGCCAACTAACGTTTTGTTCATGCTAGCTCAATAATTACACAAGAATGcgttaatttatatataatacttatattatatttagtatatatatatatataatacatttatgtatgtattaaatgtatatgttaatTTTCTATTGTTACACATAACTTAAAAGTTGTTCATGACTATATCAGTGACTCATTAACAAGTCAATGAAGTATATATGTTTCTCATTAACTAGTAGATTAGAAAGGTGTTTGAATATTAACTATTTCTTgtcatatgttttaaatttttctcTACTGGTTTTTGAAAAAACATCCATTTCTTCCATTGCTTGTCTTAGTTCTGTTATTGTTGCTAAAAATCTTTGAACATCTTTTGTGATACTTATAAATCTTCTCGATATCGAGGAACGTCATCACTAAGTCCTATATTGAcctagaaagagagagagagagagagagagagagagagagaggagagagagagaaagagagagagagagagagagagagagagaagagaagagagagagagagaaagagagagagagagagagagatagagaggagagagagagagagagagagagagagagagaggagagagagagttatTAACACTATTCACTCAATctattaacaaatataattcaATTTTCAATAACTGAGATACATTTGATGTCATCACAAATTCTCAGAGCTTACAACAATCAGGTCACTTAATTCATAACAATGTTACAAATATAACCACAATCAATGACATaccaaatacaatatataaaatagatatataatatattgttatatcaTTAACAGATTGTAATAGAGACAGATATAGTGATATCATGACAAGGTGTTAATTCTATATACCTTGGGTATAAGTCCAACTGTTGAGGGTGAATTTTAAAGAATTACAAGGGACATTTGTCTGCTGTGAAAGAAATggagttaataaattaatatcataacaataattattattggaTAACATTAGTAAATTTGATGGTATATAATAGTGGAATGGATATATAGTTGGTAGTATAATGGATATATACTAGTACAATAATGGATATATAGTGGTAGTATAATGGACATATACTAGTACAATAATGGATATATAGTTGGTAGTATAATGGACATATACTAGTACAATAATGGATGTATATTAGTAGAATAATGGACATATACTAGTACAATAATGGATGTATATTAGTACAATAATGGACATATATTAGTGCTAACTTTGGCCGTCCATGCTTCTTGTgtttggtttatatataaaaaggtCCATTTTTCACGTCGAGGTggtgtttgtacatgtacaatatgaTGTGTTGGAGATTCTTGAGGCTTCCATCCCtaaatagatgaatgaatggttgaATAAATGTGTCAATGgatatacaaatgaatgaaaggaaGAATAGATGAATAAGTGGTTAAAtgaatgcacacacacacacacacaaaactcaCACAcaactctcacacacacacacacacagacacacacaactcacacagacacagacacacacaactctctcacacacacacacacacaactcacacacacacagacacagacacagacacacacacacatactactaACCGAAGTAGCAGATAGTGATGCTGTTAGTTGACCAGAAGCTGGAGAAGTGATATTGTCAGGAACAGAACTAACTGAAGAATTTTTTCTtctgtcattttgtttactctttTTCTTCAGTAAAACTCTAGAAATATTCTTCATTCTTCAATCAGAGGTACCACAGTATAGTCATACAGTTCCTCTAACTATCTCGAACAAATATAAGAAATTTATTAACACAACTTTCTCTCTTTGGATGATTGCAAGTATGCAATTTCCTCTGGTATGTACATCATTTGATACCTTTGTAGCCACACCTCCTAGAAGCAGCTATGTAATAATTTAGTACCGGTTACCCGAGTAAATTTCTAAGTTATTACATAAAAAGGTGTAAGTGTTTCATCACTCATCATtcatagctctaaagaagatggCTCTccgtttttaaattttagattGCTGTTACCAACATCAAGAATGGCTACTGTAAGTTCTTTTAGAGAAAGATAATGGGCACTAATTAGAATAATAGGGTCTATTTTCTCTCAAGCCGAGGTGCTCAAACAGCTGCTGCATCTGAGCCTGTTGAGAAACCACGACTAAAGAGGTTTCTTGTTTATAGATGGGTATGTTAATGGGATAGACCCTCCtatttgaattaattaatgtttcattACAGAACCCAGACAAACCAGGTGATAAGCCTCGTATGCAGGAATATCAAGTGATTTAAATACTGTGGTCCAATGGTGTTAGATgctttgattaaaataaaaaatgaaatagaTCCTACGTTAACTTTTAGACGTTCCTGCCGTGAGGGTAAATCTTTTCTCtcatctatccatttatctttatatatatccatcattattctaaatatatatattatcaattcTATTTGTCCATTATAGGTATTTGTGGATCTTGTGCAATGAACATTAAAGGAGGTAATACATTAGCATGTATTAGGTAAGATCCttctatgtatatttatatgacCACACCCACTTTGTAGTCGTATAGATCCTGACAATCAGTAAACCTCTCAAAATATACCCATTACCTcacatgtatgttgttaaaGATCTAGTACCGGTGAGTAAGCCCCTACATTATGTTAAATAAGCCTGTATTATTGAGTAAGCCCCTACATTATGTTAAATAAGCCTGTATTATTGAATAAGCCctacattatgttttaaataagcCTGTATTATTGAGTAAGCCCCTACATTATGTTAAATAAGCCTGTATTATTGACTAAGCCCCTACATTATGTTAAATAAGCCTGAATTATTGAGTAAGCTACATTATGTTAAATAAGCCTCTATTATTGAGTAAGCTCCTGTAATTATTACACAGGATATGACCCACTTTTATGAGCAATATCGGTCTATTGAACCATATTTGAAGAGAAAAGATGAAAAACAGAGGAGATgggaaaacaacaacacctcCAGTCAGTCAAGGACAGAGAAAAGCTAGTAAGAGTACATCTATTACAGCAAATATCAATCCATTTGTAATTTATCAATCCATTATGGTCTGATATATTGTTCCATAATTACATATATGGATCCATTCCTCAATCTATCAATCCATTGTGCTACATCAAAGTACAAGAATTGATCCATTAATCATCAATCATTTTAACTAGGATGGTCTATACGAGTGTATTTTATGTGCCTGCTGTTCGACAGCTTGTCCTTCTTATTGGTGGAATCCTGATAAATATTTAGGACCTGCTGTACTCATGCAAGCTTatagatggatgattgataGCAGGGTAAATAGTAGAGGTAGCCcctgattattaaaattataattaatcataACAGGATCAGTTTCAAGCCGAGAGATTAGCTAAAATATCCGATCCATTCTCAGTATTTCGATGTCACACTATATTAAGTTGTACCAAGACTTGCCTAAAGTAAGTGATTAAACCACACCccttaattataatttaattatttagggGCTTAACCCTGGAAAGGCTATtgcagaaattaaaaaaatgttagcTTCAGCATAATtcaatagacacacacacacacatattattattctatgaaaaaaattaataaaaatttaattatatctcGTCATCACTAATTGGTTCAGTACGAGAGGGTTGGGTCATCAAAAGGGTGGAGTCACTTATATCATGACCTAGTTGCCgtagcaacaacaacacatcTTCCCATTCATGGTACATCTACAAATTGTAAttaatgatttaattattatggGGATAACCAGGACTTACTCGTTCATGATATTGTATTTGGTTGTCAGACCAATTAACAAATATCTCAGCTAATTCTTTGTCTTTAGTATCTTTCCACTTTTCAATGTCTACTCTCAACTGTTCATTGGCTTGAGTCACACTATCTTGTGTATGTTCAGCTGTTACACCAATCTAGAGAGAAAGGacacaacctctatattgaggacacctctatattgaggacacttgttctagtcccatactaatactttagtgcattatacaacctctatattgagggacacttgttctagttcCTAATCCTTTACTATTATACTTTAgcgtattatacaacctctataattgaggacacttgttctagtctcatactaatactttagcgtattatacaacctctatattgaggacactttgTTCTatctcatactaatactttagcgtattatacaacctctatattgaggacacttgttctagtctcatactaatactttagcgTATTATacaggacacttgttctagttccatactaatactttagtgtattatacaacctctatattaaggacacttgttctagtcccatactaatactttagtgtattatacaacctctatattggggacacttgttctagtcccatactaatactttagtgtattatacaacctctatattgaggacacttgttctagtctccTTAGTAATACTTTAGTgcattatacaacctctatattaaggacacttgttctagtcccatactaatactttagtgtattatacaacctctatattgaggacacctCTATATTAAGAACAGTTTCCAAGATTCTTTAGTTAAAAGATTACCTTTTCTAATTCAGAGGATATTTTCATAACCTTGTCAGTTTTACCAGCTTGTACAGCCTAAGGTGGAAAtggttaaagaaaaaaattaagatgTCTGACTTACTTCCTCgtggagttttttttttctatctctCTCATCTGTTGCTGTTTCATATTCTAATTGAAGAGCATCTCTTCTTTTAATAGCAGACTAAATGGACAAATTGGTAAATAAATGACTTATCACTTACTACAGCACTGGTAGCATAATATTGATACATACGAAGTGCTAATTGAAATGAATAGGAGTTCCCTTCATTCTATAATTATGTGTGggtgtaagagagagagagagagagagagagagagagagaatgagtgGTTCTTGTGACAATGTCCCTTACTAAAGTATTTAGAGCAGATGAATTGGCTTCATAAGCTCCGCCCAGTTTTCTTATTCCTTCACATAACAGTGACTCTGAATTAGCCCAAGAATATGCAACTGATGATAACTCTTCACATGATGTAGACAAATCTAAAGGAGGTGTGGTCTCAAATAAAACGGGCGTGGCTTCTATGTAAAAAACGACTTGCCTTTTCTATCTGATTGTAACCGTGTATCCACTCGTTCCAATGTACCAAGTTTCTCACTAAAATCGCTAAAATACTTACAATTTTCTCCAAAATCAGGATCTGGATTTTTAAGCCGGATAGAAGTGGTTGCCTGTTTTACAGATGATGACATCATCCCTAGCAACCGACTACCACTAGCTGACTCAGTGACATAATTACTGAATGTCTGTacagaaattaataattattgcatTAGCTCCACCCACCTCATTATCTGCTGTGAGGAACATTTTTAAGTTTGTGATCGTATGAGAAAAATGGATGAATTACTAGTCGCCATAGAAACTGGTCCAAACATCGCTGACGTTCTTCAAGAAACGTCTCACTCATGTGATCAAAATAACGTGTGATTTGTTTTCCGGGAAGAGGCTAAAAAGTAATTGAGGTACAATATTAATGAAGGGGTGTGGCTTACTGGAACAATTAATGTTGGATGATTTTTCTCAATTTGATGATGAAGCCATTCAAAGTCTCGATATCTTCTCCATACACTGTATTGTGAATCCTCAAAGAGATGTCTCGGACGAAGTGACTAGAAAATAAGGGTTTTCTATCatgtatccatttgtattttaatacatCCATTGTGTCTCCACTGATCAACCTGTTATGCATCTATTGAACACCCCATTCATGTAACATATATCCATTGATTAAAgtatacatccattcatttaaACTATGTAtctattattcatttattatacaTCTATTATTTAAATCTAGTCATCCATTAACTCACAGTTGTTTCAATCTTGTATGAGATATAGGAATCAGTCTTTGACACAACATGTTTCACACGATCTACAATATTGACCTTTTGGAACAATAGtcaataaacattaatataaccATTTAATTAACCTGTAAATCATAGAGGTTATCCTCAGTCTCAGATCGCAGAGTATTGTCACGTATAACATCATAGGCATGGCCTGTCTCTATTGGTAAAGGACGGTGAGTACCCTCGTCGCTACTCTTTTCCACTCCCTGGACTATCACTTTTGGGTTGTGTCACATTAGCAGTAGCTAACGAAGGGGCAATTGTAGTTGAACTATGTGGAAGAGCCGGAGAGGGTTTAATATCAGTAGAAAATGGATTATAACTATCTTCCTCTTCTACTTCAAGTGTAGGGATGTCTTCATCTGGGAAAGTTGGAGACGTATTGAGGTAAGAGGCGCCATCTTGTGGATTTGGTTTGTCATCTTTTGGTTCCAACTGATCTAATTGAAGTTCATCATATTTGTGTTctggtttattattttttagagTAAGCCCCTGTTATTTTAGTAATTACTTGAGGCTCGTCATATACTGGTTCTTTGTAGAATGGATTTTCGTCGTATGATTTCTTTAAACTATCTTTACTGCCTTCACTTTGAAGATCATCAAAATTTTCGTTAACAAATGATGTTTTGTCGACATCTTCCTCAGCCCATAGATCCATTTTTGGGTACAAGAAGTAAGTATGACTCGTTctaataaatagaaataaaaatgtatagaccttctaaaatatataaatatattctttaatttataataaataaattcataaaaaattTCTGTACCTGTAGAAACAAGCACACCCCGTACACTGTCACGTGGTAGTCACACCCTCCGCTTTAATTAAAAGGGTGTGGTCAGTAACCAGGATGCACCACTAGTATAGTAGCTGGGGCCAACTTGGGGGTGTCTTGTCTTCAGCTGCCAACTATTGTATCGTTTTCAAAATACAAGATTGTAAGATAGTCGAGAAACGTTCACTTTTATTGGCTAAAGTTAGAGAGTAAAAGTAGAtgttttgtaaatgtgtgtgtgtgtctctctccttTTCTGAAGCTATCTTTCAATAAGGTGTGGACTTAGTCCCAAAGTATGGCCATGGTTGAACCTTTTGTGATGGGTATTCCAGGAGGTGGAGCTAGGCATCAGCTAAACATGGAGGTCTCACCACCTCCCTCAACACAGTGAGTACTACTACATTAACTTTACATTGACAATCCCGATATATTTAAagcatgtaaatgtatttttaatcaatACATTATTAACATCTCATTTCACTAGGGGCTTTACATATTCGACCCCTCAACCACACCTTGGATGCAGTTTAGCAATGAGAACAACGAAGCAGTGTTCTTTTGTGGACAACCTCCTGTATCAATGCAATATCCTATACCGGAAGAACCTGATCATGCTCCTGATGACTTCCCAGATTTTCCTCGTTATAATTCTGATGATGTCGTTTATGAGGAACCTCAGAGACAAGCCAAAATTGTAGGTGGTCAGTATTTAAAAGGTGATTTATTAGGCGTGGGGGGGCATATTCTAAAGTACGTGAAATGCTAGACTGTGTTACTTTATGTCGAAGAGCtgtaaaaataatgaaacaaagAAGGTTATCGAGAATACCTAATGGAGAGGAGAATGTACgaaggtgagagagagagagagagagtgagtgattGTTAGATAAGCAGAGAGTTACTACAGCCAAGCTTAATTTGTCACTATATAAATAATTACTCTCTATTTCTTGTTATCAATAgggaaattaaaatttttaagaAAACTACATCATCGTAATGTAATTGAACTAGTAGATGTCTTTGAGGACACTGATAAACAAAAGCTATACATTGTACTAGAGTATTGTGTAGGAGGACTACAGGAGATGCTCGATAAAAAACTCCTCGTAATAAATTCCCTATATGGCAATCACACAAGtaagtgggtgtggtttgtacCTTAATAATGGGTGTGGTTTATTTTTTCTGTAGatattttattcagttaatGGATGGACTTGAATATCTTCACAGTAAAGGTGTAGTTCATAAAGATATTAAACCTGGTATTTATTGCTGACAACAGATGATGTTAGTTTAAGTGATATTATTgacatacttttatattttgaattactTTATAGATTGTAAAAATATCTGATTTTGGTGTCGCTGAAGAACTCGATCAATTCAGTCATCTGATCAATGTACAAATTGTCAGGGAAGTCCTGCTTTTCAACCGCCTGAAATAGCATCTGGTCAAGATAGTTGGTCAGGATTTAAAGCTGATGTTTGGGCTGCAGGAGTAACACTGTAAGTCACATGACATATCACATGATCCTATATTCTCTGTAGGTATCATTTTACAACAGGGAAATTTCCATTTGAAGGcgaaaatgtttataaattattttctgttatatCAAATTGCATATACACCCTTCCACCTGAACTGCCCCCAGTATTACAAGATTTAATTAAAGGTACTATTTTATAATTAGTATATAAGTTTATTTATCATAACAGGTATGTTAACAAAGGAACCTGAAAAGAGATTAAGTGTACAAGACATCAAAAAACATACGTAAGCTAATAAATTTTAACCTTTTTTGGTAATAGTTTACAATAATTTGAGACATGAATAGAattgttattataaatttatacatGTGGTTATATAATACTACATTATTGTCTCTAATTGTAATAGATGGTTTATCTCAAAAACATTCCAAACCGTTAAAGGAAGAGATAGTACGTTTCCCGCCTTATCAAGATAGCATGGATCCTTATAGAGGAACAACTGTATTACCATATTTGGAagttttttataattatgaggGGCAAGGAAATGTTAACCCAACACGCTGGGATAGTCAGGATGATGAAGTTTTATTGATACTAATGATAGCAGGAGTTTACCCTCGGCCTCTCAAAGTTTAGCATCAGTATCTCACGAACGATCTATGGAGACAATATCAGGTCGAAGGTCAAGAGTATCATCACAAGAAAATGGTAGGTTGATTTCTGTATACTTCTGTATATCTAACTAGGATATCTCAGTATATTGCTTAGTATATTTTAGTAtactttataatatattatattacagaaatttttttttctagttcTTTTTCCCACTTCAAAAAGTGTTGATGAACTTGGTATTAATCCTCGTCCAACTAAACCTCGTAAAAAAGACGAACATCTCGTGTCAGTGGACAATGTACTCACCAATAGTGACCACACCCCCTTTGTATCATAGTATAGCAATTTATTGTATCATGAAACCATTACCAGCTCTTACACCATcgaaattctctctctctctttctttctctagtAATAGCTACTATTGTGTGTTGTAccttataataatattacttatttatttattctggtATATAATTTTTAGCTTTAAGTGTTACATGTCATGACTGTGGAGTTAAGTCTCCATTGCTATCAAAAACGTGGGGAGAACTGGTAAAAGGAGGTTCCCGTGTGATGAAGGTTGTGAGATGTAGTAGCCGTGAGATTGAGACTGAGCTTGCTGTGTTAAAAAGAGAATAAGTCTCAATTATTGAAAGTTTAGGAATGAGATATTAGAGTCTGAAAATTTAAGTGACAATGACAATAGTAACTGAGCACATTTACTAAGTAATTTTGAGAAGTCCACATTTTCTATGTTTGAAGAATATACTAAATTTTCTAAACATAGTGCAAACTCTGTTCCAATATGTACATTATCTATACGGGTTTGACAAACCTGTAAGGcaagtttttgttgttttgctaTAAGTGATGGATCTTGTTGAGGTGCAGTTGTGGGTCGTTGTGCAATGGGAGGTGGGGGTGTGGTTTGTgctacatttgtattattagttTTCAATGGAGAGGGTGATCTATCATGATAATGAAGtgataacaataattaatgaaGGGGTCAACTCGTTACCTGTCTTCATGGAGACGTTGGAGTCGAGAACGAGTTTGTTGAAGACCTTGAAGAATGGAGCGACGATTTTGAGCATCTATCACAgaaatattatatgttaatttaaagacgttttattttatttatgagcAATGTCCAGAAAAAATACCTGTCATGATTTACTTCATCATTAGCCACGCCTCTCTTTAATTAATAACTAAGATGAGTGGTCAGAAGAAGGCTCCTGCTGGAAGTCGACTTAAACGTAATCCAAATTTCTTCCAGTCCTCGCCTAGCCAGCAGTCAGGTACAGTACCTCAGTCTCTCCTCGACCAAGCTCGCAAACAGGCCAACTAAACTTGTCTAACAGGTAAAACTGGAATTAAtacttaattattaataatgatttaaactcaatttaatttattttaactaataGGGGCTTAGAAGTTGTTCCTCAGAGGGTGTGGCATGTCAATGATCCCCCATCTAAAGAAGACAGAGGATGTACTTTTGAAAATGATGAGCGTTGGTGGGATCAGATTGAGTTAACACGACTTAACTTATCGTCAAATGAAATCAATGAAATCTCTGATGATATTCAGAGTTTTACTGCTCTGCAGTATTTAGATGTAAGCTCAAATCTTACGATTAATTGTATGGAGTAATTTTTGTTCGTGCAACCTGATAATATTACTctagtatataattttaataatattcatgagCTGACACAAATCTTGTCCCCACATAAATTGACATTCTTTCCTTTTCTGTTGACACACATCATAGTTGCAATATAATAGATCGAGACTTCCATAGCTTGGACTTACAGCTATTGGTACATTGACCAACCTCACGTCTTTGTTACTAAGGTAACATAACAATACTTATATTGTTGCCCctatcattttatttcatttaagtCATAATCAGATCTGTTGCTTGCCTGATGAACTTGGATGTCTATCTTCACTTCAAACATTACGTCTTAACAATAACACCCTTGTGACTATACCAACCAGTATAACAGGACTGACCAGTTTAGAAGATCTGGTAAGTCTAGATACTTGCATCcatttataacaatatatactttaagagcattaaatggatataatgttttaatcatATGATAGTCATGTGACCTTTTAGGATTTATCGGAGACCAGTTGGACTCAGTTACCACAGTCAGTGACCACTTTAGTTCACGTGAGAATACTTGATGTCTCGGGCAATAACTTGAGAGAAATCCCACCTACCTTTGGCAATATGAGAGGTATATGTTTAATGACAAGGATTACTTGTATTTAAACTGGTTTAACAGGACTGACCAGATTATCATTAGCTCGAAACAAGTTAACTTCACTCCCTCCATGTAAGATCATGACTTAACACAGAGAGatattaattattgatatttagtGGATCACTTTGATCGAATCAATGAGATTGATTTGAGACAAAATCAATTGACTGATCTACCACTCATACAACCTGGGACCacattaaaagtaataaatgacTCATTAATaaactactattattatattaataactagTCATTATTACTAGCTAATAACAGGATAACTGCTCTACCTGAGGAAAGATTGGTCCACTTGACATCACTGACTATATTGGAATTGAGAGAGAACAAAATAGCTATGTTAGTGTATAaagagttaattattatattattggttGCTATAGGTTACCAGACTCTATTATAAAATTGAGTGCTTTGGAACGTTTGGATCTCTCCAATAATGATTTACCAAGGTTTATATATCCattctaattttcattaatccatttattaaattatgcatccattctaattttcattaatcCATTTAGTTGTGTTATGCATCCA contains the following coding sequences:
- the LOC121392209 gene encoding LOW QUALITY PROTEIN: succinate dehydrogenase [ubiquinone] iron-sulfur subunit, mitochondrial-like (The sequence of the model RefSeq protein was modified relative to this genomic sequence to represent the inferred CDS: inserted 2 bases in 1 codon; deleted 3 bases in 2 codons; substituted 1 base at 1 genomic stop codon); translation: MLRGAQTAAASEPVEKPRLKRFLVYRWNPDKPGDKPRMQEYQVXFKYCGPMVLDALIKIKNEIDPTLTFRRSCREGICGSCAMNIKGGNTLACISRIDPDNSKPLKIYPLPHMYVVKDLVPDMTHFYEQYRSIEPYLKRKDETEEMGKQQHLQSVKDREKLDGLYECILCACCSTACPSYWWNPDKYLGPAVLMQAYRWMIDSRDQFQAERLAKISDPFSVFRCHTILSCTKTCLKXGLNPGKAIAEIKKMLASA